CGTGACGTTGTTTTGGGTGACTGCTGGTCTCGCTTTTATGTTCGCATGGTCGAACTGGTTGAAGCTATCGGGATCGTTCGCCAGTCCATTCCAAAGTATCAGGCAGCCGAAGGCAGCCATAAAGACACGTTCAAGTTCAATACGAAACTGCCGAAGGACGAAGTGTATCTGGAAACCGAGTGTCCTCGCGGCCAGATGGGTTTCTACGTCGTCGGCAACGGCACTGCAGAACCGCTCCGCACTCGAGCCAAAAGCAGTTGCTTCTGCAATCTGTCGATTACGGACCACATCTGCGCGGGCGTGCCTTTGGCTGACGTCCCGGCTGTGGTTGGTTCGCTGGACATCGTGATGGGCGAGATCGACCGGTAACAACGCAGGTCGTCAATCGCGGACCTGCACAACGGTCTCTTCCAGTTTGGGCCGGGGCCAGAACCGTGGAAGCCTGAATTGGGTCAGCCAACAGGTTTGGTGGTTGGCTGGGCACCGGCTGTCGACTTCGAGACGCCATATCGCGAGAGAGTCCCATCGCGCCGGAGTTGCTTGCTCCGCTGAATAAGTGCGCGTTACGGCCCCTGACGAAGCCTCCGCTGTCAGCGTGGGCTCGCTTTCGGTCTCCTTCCCGTGCTGCGCAGACACGAGAGAGCTGATCGTCTGGAAGGCGGCTTTGCTATGCGCTCTATGCCCGCTTCTCCATACAGCCGCGACGCATCCAATATGCAGGCTGCGTGAGCCCGGCACATTGATGCCTGTAAATGTTGCATAGTTGCGATTTGATGAGGCATTGTTCGGTGTGTGGATCTGCGGGTCGCATCGGATTTACGATCAAATCGCTGACTGTGCGCGCGGTTGAGTCGTAAATTTACAATGTTGCTTAATGTGGCCGTTTTTTCGCTCGCGCCATGGCATGCCGATTGCGAATGGCTTAGGGCATTGGAACCGTGTGCTCGTTGCGAGTGCACACCGCCCTCGTCTCATCGGGATTGCTCCAGCATGTTGGTGAGCAGTTCGACTCAAGAGCCACCGCCATGGAAATTCAAAACAAAGCCACCCGGATTCGTCTGTTTAACATTGGAACGCCGCAGATGCGGGCTTTCCACATGTCGTGGTTTGCTTTCTTTTTATGCTTCTTCGCCTGGTTCGGCATTGCACCACTGATGAAAGTGGTGCGTGATGAGATGTCGCTGACGAAAGAACAGATCGGCTGGTGCATTATCGGATCGGTCAGCGTCACCGTGCTGGCTCGACTTTTCATCGGCTGGTTATGTGACCGCATCGGCCCGCGACTGGCTTACACGTGGCTGCTGTTGCTCGGATCGGTGCCGGTGATGTGTATCGGATTCGCGAACGACTACACCACGTTTCTGTGTTTTCGAATCGCCATCGGAGCGATCGGGGCTTCTTTTGTGATCACTCAGTATCACACGTCGATCATGTTTGCTCCCAACTGCGTGGGAACCGCCAATGCGACGTCTGCCGGGTGGGGGAACCTGGGTGGTGGAGTGACTCAACTGGTGATGCCATTGTTCTTTGCGACCTTCGTGGGCACTCTTGGTTTCAGTAACGCGATCGGCTGGCGCGCGGCCATGTTTGGGTCCATCCGGGATTATTGTGGGTAGAGGTCGAGTCCTCCGCAGTAGAAGAGGATGGCGGTTTTGAAGTTGTCGCGGTTTCGGTATCCGCCGACTCTTCGTTTGATGGCCATGATTTTGCTGTTCATTCCTTCGGCGACGGCGTTTGTGATTCCGTGAGTGCAGTAGCTCACCACATTGGCTAAGCGTTCTTTGATCGTGCGAGCGACTTTCTTCATTGGCTCCAGCTTTGTGTGGATGACTCGCTTGTACCAGTCATTGAAGAACGTCGTGGCCTCTGCCGGAGTGTCATGAACCCAGAGGTCTCGCAGCATCTCCTTGTAGGCCCACGCTTTGCCCGTGAGTAACTCTGCCTTCCATGCGGCATCAAAGCGTTCCTGCTGTTTTTCGCTGAGATTCTCCTGGCCTGAAAGCCACAGATACCGAGTTCCCGTCAATCGATCATCGCCTTCGGCGCGAAGCTTCTTCTGCTCCGACCGACGGACCTTGTCGACGGCTTCGGTTGCCAGCTTCATGATGTGAAAGCGGTCGTGCACAATCTTCTGTTCGGCCAATGCAATGTTGCCTTTGGTGCTCTTGACGTATGCGGCACTCATGTCCATCGCAACCGCCTCCACAGACTGCTTTTCACTGTCGGAAAGCTGATCGAAACAGGCATCAGCGGCTGCCGTGTCATGACCATCGGAAATCGCTTCGACAGTGCTCTTGTCCAAGTCATAGATCAGCGTGACGTAGTTGTGTCGTTTTCGAAAGGCTTTCTCGTCGATGCCGATTCGAGGGAGGTTCTTCGATTGTTTGCGATCCTTCCCGCGAGCCACCGCCTTCTGCAGAATGTGCCACGATTCATCCCATGAGATCCCCAGAATGCTGCACGCCCCTTTCACGGTTTGTGTGGCCAGAAGAACGTCGATGGCGAAGCGTTCAAAGAACAATGAGAAGCGGCTGTTCTTTTCCGCCCAGGGAAGCCTGATCTGTTTGACGCCATGATCCGGGCACTTCACGCGAGGCGTGCGGGCATGAAGGATGGTCGCAAATTGCATCGTGTCCAGATGCCGCCATTGGCGAGACTTCGTGTGGTCATAGCACGGCAGCTGCCTGTCGCAATCCGGACAGCAAAAAGTTTCGCCCTCGCCATGTTCGACGAAAACGTCGACCTGTTGAGCTTCCATATCCAGCTGAACGTCCGCCACAAACCACGGCCCCGTCAGTCCCAAAATCTGTTCGTAAAAGTCTGTTCCCTGCATCCCACGAAAACTAACGAATTAACGCCTCACCCACAAAGAACCCGGATGGACCCATGTTTGTTGCCGGCATGATGTGCGCCCTGACTGGTGTCGCCTACTTCTTTCTAACTCAGGACGCGCCCGACGGTAACTTCAGCGATCTGCGAGCTAAGGGGCAGATGGCGGACAAGAAGTCGGTCAAGGGTTCGTTTCTGGCAGCATGCAATGACCGTCGCGTATGGGCGCTCTTCGTGATCTACGGTGCCTGCTTCGGCATCGAACTCACAATCAACAACGTGGCCGCTTTGTACTTTCTGGACTACTTCGACTACTTCAAAGAAATGAACACTGCGAAGGCGATCAGCACGGCTGGCATGATCGCCGGGTTGTTTGGATTAATGAACATTTTTGCCCGCACACTGGGTGGGGCATTTGGCGACAGGTTTGGTGCGAAGTGGGGACTGTCGGGGCGTGTGAAATGGTTGTTCGCGACGCTGTTTTGTGAAGGCTTGGCGCTAATGCTGTTCTCGCAGATGAACGTCCTGACGCTGGCGATTCCGACGTTGATTCTGTTCAGCCTGTTCGTGCAGATGAGTGAAGGAGCCACGTTCTCTGTGGTGCCGTTCATCAATAAGCGAGCACTGGGGTCTGTTTCCGGGATTGTCGGAGCAGGCGGAAACGCCGGTGCAGTGGCGGCCGGTTTCCTGTTTAAAGCGGAAACTATCTCGTGGCCAACGGCGCTGTTTATTCTCGGAGCTCTCGTGACGTGTTGTTCGTTCCTGACGTTCGTTGTGAATTTCAGTGAGGCCGCCGAAACGGAAGCCCGCGAAGACACAGCGGCGGCAGACACTCAGCCAGTCCCCGAACTGGCCACGGCAACAGGTTAAGCGCTCTTCTTCTACCCAAGGGTAAGAAGATGCTCAAACCCCAGACGCGGAAGCCGAGCCTCGCAGAAAAACCGCTCGATGTGAACACCTAAAAGCCGGAATCGCGGCTCTCTCAATTTGGCTCTCTCCTGAGGAATACAGGAGAAGCAACGATTGTGCCCTGCTGTATCGGCCCTGATCGAAAATCATCCCATGCCCAACCCTATCGAAGTTTGGAAGTCCGAAAAGCATCCGTTCGACGTCTGGCCCGACGTCGAAAAATATGCCGCCGCGCAGACGCCGATGAAGGCCATCGACACGCCTGATCTGGAGCGTATGAAATGGCATGGGTTGTTTTACCGAAAACGCGATGAGCCGGGTCGCTACATGACTCGTATTCGCGTGACGGCTGGCGAACTGTCGGCCGATCAAGCTCGCGAAATTGCATTCATCGCGTACGAACTTGGCCACGGCATCGTCGACATAACAACGCGAGCCAACGTGCAGGTACAGGGGCTGGAAATTGAGCACCTGCCCGCTGTCGTATCGCGACTCGAACACGTCGGGCTTTCTGCAAAGCAAACCGGACACGATAACATTCGCAACGTGTTCGCTCATCCTTTCAGCGGTTTGCAACATGATGAACTCATCGACACACGGCAGCTATGCCATGATGTCACCGAAGTGTTTCTGGACAGCCGCGAATATTCAGACCTGCCGCGCAAACTGAACATCTGCTTAAACGGGACCGATTCGCATTCGGCTCATTTCTGGACTCAGGACTTGAGTTTCCTGGCGACTGAAGTCGATGGCGAAGTGCTGTTTCATGTTTTGCTGGCGGGAACTCAGGGCCAGAATCCTCGGCTTGCCTGGCATCTGCCCGTGCTTGTCCGGCCGGATCAGGTCGTGGACGTAACGCGCTCCATTCTTGACCTGTTCAAGGCCAAAGGGACTCGTGAAAAACGAAACAAGTCACGGCTGCGTTTTCTGATCGAAGACATCGGGATCGGCGGTGTGCTGGAATGGCTCGAACAGGATCTGCCGTTCCCATTGCAGCCTTGTGTGGGGGAACCGATTCCGGCATCCAGTCATGATGAGCTGGTCGGGTGGTTTCGCCAGACTGATGCGAAACTCTGGACGATGGGGATTTCCATTCCGCTCGGGCGCATGACGTGGCGTCAGCTGGAAGGCCTGGCCCTGCTCAGCAAAAAGTGGGGCAACGGACAGTTGCGGACAACTCACGAACAGGGCATTGCCGTCATTAACATCCCTACCGGCTTCAAAAACGCAGCGGCCACCGATGCTGCAGCGCTGGGGCTGACTGTTCAGGCCGATCCCTTCGAGCTGAATACAATGGCATGCACCGGAAGTCAGTTCTGCAACATCGCTGTGACCGAAACCAAGGGGCACATGTTTCAGCTGATTGAAAAACTGCGCAAGCGAGCTCTGAAGCTGCATGGCATTCGGATTCACATGAGCGGTTGTCCGTCCAGTTGTGCTCAGCACTTTACCGCTGACATCGGACTGAAGGGAGTTCGCGTGCGACGGTTGATCGGCACGCGCGAAGGTTTCGATGTGTTTCTGGGCGGCGGGCTGGCGGGGCAGGTTCACATGGGACTGCCATACAAACTCGGGGTCGACGTCGATCAGTTGCCAAACCTGGTGGAAGATGTTGTTAACGAATTCTATCTGAAGCACCGCTCCGGCCAGACCTTCAGCGCGTATTGGCGTGAAAAACTGCAGGCCGCAGAGGCTGCCAAAGTGGGTGACGAAGAGTACAAAGTTCCTGTGTGGTTGTGCGAAGCGTGTGACTTCCATCACAACGGTGAAGACCCGCCCGTGTTCTGCCCCAGTTGCGCAGGCCTGCGTCGAAATTTCGCTCGCCTGGAAGATGGAACAAGCGACGCGGCAGAAGCGGTTTCAGAAGGCGACAGCTTGCCTCCTGTTCGCGACGATGGTTTTCTGTTCGCGGCGAAGAATTCTGACCTGACGTCAGGTGCAGGGCTAACTGTGGAAGTTCAGGGGATTGAATACGCCCTGTTTCGTGTCGGCGACAAAGTTCGTTGCATCGATTCGGCGTGTCCACATGAAGGTGCATCTTTGGCAGACGGCGAATTGCGTGATGACGTGGTTGTTTGTCCGTGGCATAGCTGGGAATTCGATACCTGCACCGGGTGCAGCCTGGAACCCAAGGGGAATGACGTCAGTTCGTATGAAACGCTGATCGATGGTGGCAACATCTTCATTAAGCCGCAGGCAGCGAAGGCCATGCCGGTGAATTCAGCGGCGACTTCGGTTTTGGATCGCATCAAGGGCAGCGGTTCGGCGCGTCCGAAGGCAGTGAAGCCGGTTGAGGCTGTGCTGCAGGTTGTTGATGTCATTCAGGAAACGCCGGACGTGAAAACGTTTCGCCTGAATAACGCAGATGGCGCGATCCCGTTCGACCATCCGGGCAAGTTTGCGAAAGTGTGCATTCCGTCAGATGATGGTGATGTGTGGCGAAGCTTCACCATCAGTTCGCGTCCGGGCGACAAGCACTACCTCGATCTGACGATGAAACTGAACCCTGTTGGTCAGGTTACGCGATACCTGTTCGACAACGTCGGTCCGGGCGATTCCATTCGATTAAAGGGGGCTCAAGGCGGCTTCTTTCTGGATACTCAACAGCATCCCGAACCGCTCGTGCTGGTGTCGGCGGGCAGCGGTATCACGCCAATGATGTCGATTGTTCGGTCGTTGGTGGCTGCTGAAAGTCAGCGACCGGTTACGTTTTTGTATGGGGCTCGCACCGAAGCCGACATCATCTTCCGCAAAGAATGCGAACAACTTGCGCAGGACCATTCGTGGTTCAAATACCGAGTTTCGTTGTCGATGCCTGGCGAATCATGGACTGGATCACACGGACGAATTGATGGCCCGCAGGTTTTGTCAGCGGTGAACGAGCCGACGGCGTGCCGGTACTTCCTGTGTGGCCCAAATGAATTTATGGAGAGTCTGGTTGAAGAGCTGAAGCACGCGAACGTGCCTGCTGAGCGGATTCATACGGAGCAATTTCACGCCGTAAAAACGCCGGCCACGATTTGACGATCTTTCAGCGGCCCCTGGCACAATCATGTCTTCGACGGAACTGCAACCACCACCCAACAGCCATCACGACGCGAACACAGCGTCGCTGCTGCCGATCATCGATGCGCCTGCCAGTCCTCCCGAACCGTTCGACCTGATTGGGGCGTTGCTGAAGGACCAGCAGACTTTATCAGCCGTAGACGTGTTCTCACAGGAGCACTCAAGCGGACTGCCGGCACAAGCGAAGTACTACAACAAGCTGTTGCCCGCATCTTCGCCGGGTGCGGGGCAGCAGTACGGATTCGAAGTTGATCTGGACCTGTGTTCCGGCTGCAAAGCGTGTGTCACGGCCTGCCATTCTTTAAACGGTCTGGACGAGCAGGAAACGTGGCGTGACGTAGGGTTGCTGCTGGGTGGGACGGCGGCGAATCCAATAATGCAGCATGTGACGACAGCCTGTCATCACTGTCTGGAACCGGGCTGCATGACGGCGTGTCCCGTCGACGCGTATGAAAAAGATCCGGTTACTGGCATTGTTAAGCATCTTGATGATCAGTGCTTTGGCTGCCAGTATTGCACGCTGGCCTGTCCGTACGACGTCCCGAAATACAACGCCGCCAAAGGCATCGTGCGGAAGTGCGATATGTGCAGCGATCGCCTTGCCGTTGGAGAAGCTCCGGCGTGCGTTCAGGCGTGCCCTCACGAAGCCATCGCGATCAAAGTTGTGGACAATCAACAGGTGATCGAAGCAGCGGAAACTGATCATTTTCTGCCGGGTGCTCCCGATCCGCAGATGACGTTGCCGACCACACACTTCAAAACGTCGCGTGTCTTTCCTCGAAACACGCTGCCAGCCGACTACCACGCCGTCAACCCGCAACACCCGCACTGGCCGCTGATTATCATGCTGGTGCTGACTCAGTTGTCCGTCGGAGCGTTCATTGTCGGTCAGGTGCTGGAAGCCGTCATCGATTCGTCGTTGCTGACGGAGTTTCGTCAACTGCATTCAACGAGTGCTTTGGGTTTTGGGCTATTGGCGCTGGCCGCCAGCACCATGCACCTGGGCCGGCCTCAGTATGCGTTTCGTGCCATCATTGGCCTGCGACATTCGTGGCTGAGCCGTGAGATCGTCGCCTTCGGAGCGTTTGCCGTAGCAGCAGTGACATTCGCGGCGTTGTGCTGGTTGGATTCGTCTTCGCCATGGATTCCCGCGCTAAGCTGGCTGGTGAGTCTCACAGGCGTGGCCGGCGTGTTTTGTTCCGTGATGATTTATGTGTTTACCGGTCGTGAATTCTGGAGCTTCGGGCCGACGCTGATGAAGTTTGGTCTGACTGGCGCGGTGCTCGGGCTGACCGCAACATGGCTGTCGCTGTTGGTGTTTGGCATCTTTGTTGACGCCACGTCTGCCGACGCATTGCTGCAACAAATCGGCCCTTCTCTGCTAAGAGCACTGGTGGTCGCTGCCACGGCAAAGCTGGTGTTGGAAGGTTCTTTGTTGCGTCATTTGTGGCACAGGCGACAGTCACCGCTGAAACGATCGGCCCGGTTGATTGCGGGGCCGCTGGCCGGAGCGATGTTTGCTCGTTGTGCGTGCGGAGTCCTGGGCGGCATTGTGATGCCCCTGTTTCTGTTGAACGAACTCTCGACGGCCGAACCGCGAGCAGCATTGATTGGGATCAGCGTCACGATGACATTTGTGGCGTGCGTTGTGGGCGAAACACTGGAACGTTACCAATTTTTTGCCGCGTGCGCGGCTCCGCGAATGCCGGGCAAGCTGGCGGAGTGACGGGAACGCGGCCGCCGACGTAGAGAAAGTCGCAGCGACGTCCCCTCAGTTTTGCTGTCTCGCCGATATCGGGGAGGCCCTACGAACGCAGCCTTCGGTTGCAGTAAGGAAATGAACAAACCGCATGACTGAACCTTCCACGCTGCCACCCGCGCCGGCCGACTCAAAGACACCAATCTACCGGACCTTGCGCAACCTCCTGCATCAACAACGCGGGCCGCTTACGCGCGAACTGTTGCTGGAACCGGGGAACTTCGGACTGGGCCAGGTTCCCGCAAGAGTTCGTCCGGATGCCACCACGGATATGGTGTGCGGTTACTGTTCCACCGGCTGCAGTTTGCGAGTTCACCTCAAAGACGGCGAAGCGACCAATCTGACTCCGGCGACTGAGTATCCCGTCAACCTTGGCATGGCGTGCCCGAAAGGTTGGGAAGCGCTTAGTGTGCTGGATTCGCCCGATCGAGCAACCAGGCCTCTGCTGCGTGACCAGACCGGGCGGCTGAATCCCATCGACTGGGACTCCGCCATGACCACGTTCACCGATCGCTTCAAGGCTATTCAGGCGGAACACGGCCCGCACTCTGTTGCCTTTCTGAGTACCGGTCAAATGGCCACGGAAGAGATGGCGTTTCTGGGAGCGTTGACGAAATTCGGCATGGGGCTGCTGCACGGTGACGGGAATACTCGGCAGTGCATGGCGACGGCGGTCGTCGCGTATAAACAGGCATTCGGTTTTGATGCTCCGCCCTATACGTACGCCGACTTCGAGGAATCCGATGTCATCGTGCTGGTCGGCAGCAACCTGTGTATCGCTCATCCCATCATGTGGGAACGAGTCATGCGGAACCCGCATTCGCCTGAAATAATCGTTGTCGATCCGCGAATGACCGAAACCGCCATGAACGCAAGTCAGCATCTTGCGGCTGCTCCAAAGTCGGATCTGTCTTTGATGTATGGCATCGCTCGCATTCTGATCGACAACGACTGGGTGGATCGCGACTACATCGATCAACATACGAACGACTTCGAAGCCTTCGCCGAACATGTGGCGACGTTCACGGACGAACGAGTGACCGCAGACACCGGTCTCAGTGCGAAGCAGCTTCACCGGTTTGCGGAAACGATCCACAACGGCCAGCGCGTGTCGTTTTGGTGGACGATGGGTGTGAACCAAAGTCATCAGGGAACTCGCACGGCTCAGGCCATCATCAATCTCGCTTTGATGACGGGGAATATCGGCCGTCCGGGTACCGGAGCCAACAGCGTCACGGGCCAATGCAACGCAATGGGTTCGCGACTGTTTAGCAACACGACCAACCTGCTGGGCGGGCACGATTTTACCAGTGCCGAACATCGTCGCAAGATCGCTGACATTCTGCAGATCGATGAAGCCCTGATTCCACGCGAAAACAGTTTGCCGTACAACGAAATCATGGAAGGCATTTTGCGAGGAAAGATCAAGGGGCTGTGGGTAGTGTGTACGAACCCCGCTCATTCGTGGATCAACCAGAACCAGTGCCGCGACATTCTGGATCGCCTTGATTTTCTGGTCGTACAGGACATGTATTCAACAACAGAAACTGCAAACATGGCGGACCTGATTCTGCCGGCCGCTGGTTGGGGCGAAAAAGAAGGCACGCTGATCAATTCCGAACGCCGCATAGGCGCGCTTAAGAAAGTTCGCAAAGCGCCGGGCGAGGCGCTCTCGGATTTCAATATCTTCAAACTCGTGGCACACTACTGGGGTTGCGGCGAGATGTTTCGCGAATGGGATTCTCCCGAGGCTGTGTTTCGGATTTTGCAGCGTTGTTCCGAAGGGCAGCCGTGCGACATTACGGGGATTGAAGGTTATTCGCAGATTGACGCGACGGGCGGGATTCAATGGCCGTTTGCGAAATCGGAGGGCGATAAGCAGAAGGCGGAGGTGGCGGCCGAACGACGACTGTTTGCCGACGGCCAATTTTTTCACCCGGACGGACGCGCCAAATTTTTGTTCGAAGCACCTCGACCACTGACCGAACCGCCGAGCCGGAACTTCCCGTTCATCCTGCTCACGGGCCGTGGCACGGTCGCTCAGTGGCACACTCAGACGCGCACCGGAAAATCGGCCGTGCTGCGAAAGCTGAGCCCTCAGCAGATCTTCGTCGAAATCAATCCAGCCGACGCGCGGGCGCTGGCGCTCGAACCGGGCGACATGGCGACCGTGGCTTCACAGCGAGGTCGCCTGCAGGCGCGAACAGTCTGCACTCACAGCGTTCAGCCTGGCCACGTCTTCATCGCGATGCATTATGAGGCGGCCAACCAGCTGACGGATGCCGTCTTCGACCCGTATTCGAAACAGCCCGCATATAAAGCCTGCGCTGTGCAGGTTTCGCGAGTTCACGGCTACAACGAATCTCGCTGACTTGTGGCCGGGGAACAAGCGTTTCGGACGATGAAGGCTGTTTTCCACGAGCCCGAGCCGTCTGCAACAAAAGGCAAACTGCTCTAAGTGAGTCATTTGGCTGCCGCCTCGAGATTCACGTGGCACGGCCCGCGGAAGTTCGTCCCCTGTCCGGGAAATGCTAAGCCCTGCCGTGCTTCAGCCCAGCGTCATTGCTATAAAACGTCGAACATTCTGCTCGATTTTGACGTTTTAAAGGGCCCGGCCGCAGACGGTACGCGGCCTAAACGCTCGGGACGAGCATTTTCCGGATTCGAACTTCGAGCGAATAACAGCGATGTCACTGCAGATCTATCTGGCAGGAAAACTGGTGCCTCAGGAGCAGGCGGTTGTCAGCGTTTTCGACCATGGCCTGTTGTACGGCGATGGCGTGTTCGAAGGGATTCGCGTCTACGGCGGAAAAGTTTTTCTGGAAAAAGAGCACATCGTTCGCCTTTACGAAAGTGCGCATTCCATTCGCCTGCAGATTCCGATCACGCCGGACGAAATGATTCAGGCGGTTCGAGACACCGTCGCCGCCAATAATATCGTGGACGGCTACGTGCGGCTGGTGGTGACTCGTGGAGCTGGCACCCTTGGGATCGACCCCGCTCGC
This DNA window, taken from Fuerstiella marisgermanici, encodes the following:
- a CDS encoding DmsC/YnfH family molybdoenzyme membrane anchor subunit — protein: MSSTELQPPPNSHHDANTASLLPIIDAPASPPEPFDLIGALLKDQQTLSAVDVFSQEHSSGLPAQAKYYNKLLPASSPGAGQQYGFEVDLDLCSGCKACVTACHSLNGLDEQETWRDVGLLLGGTAANPIMQHVTTACHHCLEPGCMTACPVDAYEKDPVTGIVKHLDDQCFGCQYCTLACPYDVPKYNAAKGIVRKCDMCSDRLAVGEAPACVQACPHEAIAIKVVDNQQVIEAAETDHFLPGAPDPQMTLPTTHFKTSRVFPRNTLPADYHAVNPQHPHWPLIIMLVLTQLSVGAFIVGQVLEAVIDSSLLTEFRQLHSTSALGFGLLALAASTMHLGRPQYAFRAIIGLRHSWLSREIVAFGAFAVAAVTFAALCWLDSSSPWIPALSWLVSLTGVAGVFCSVMIYVFTGREFWSFGPTLMKFGLTGAVLGLTATWLSLLVFGIFVDATSADALLQQIGPSLLRALVVAATAKLVLEGSLLRHLWHRRQSPLKRSARLIAGPLAGAMFARCACGVLGGIVMPLFLLNELSTAEPRAALIGISVTMTFVACVVGETLERYQFFAACAAPRMPGKLAE
- a CDS encoding ISL3 family transposase, whose amino-acid sequence is MQGTDFYEQILGLTGPWFVADVQLDMEAQQVDVFVEHGEGETFCCPDCDRQLPCYDHTKSRQWRHLDTMQFATILHARTPRVKCPDHGVKQIRLPWAEKNSRFSLFFERFAIDVLLATQTVKGACSILGISWDESWHILQKAVARGKDRKQSKNLPRIGIDEKAFRKRHNYVTLIYDLDKSTVEAISDGHDTAAADACFDQLSDSEKQSVEAVAMDMSAAYVKSTKGNIALAEQKIVHDRFHIMKLATEAVDKVRRSEQKKLRAEGDDRLTGTRYLWLSGQENLSEKQQERFDAAWKAELLTGKAWAYKEMLRDLWVHDTPAEATTFFNDWYKRVIHTKLEPMKKVARTIKERLANVVSYCTHGITNAVAEGMNSKIMAIKRRVGGYRNRDNFKTAILFYCGGLDLYPQ
- a CDS encoding Rieske 2Fe-2S domain-containing protein, with protein sequence MPNPIEVWKSEKHPFDVWPDVEKYAAAQTPMKAIDTPDLERMKWHGLFYRKRDEPGRYMTRIRVTAGELSADQAREIAFIAYELGHGIVDITTRANVQVQGLEIEHLPAVVSRLEHVGLSAKQTGHDNIRNVFAHPFSGLQHDELIDTRQLCHDVTEVFLDSREYSDLPRKLNICLNGTDSHSAHFWTQDLSFLATEVDGEVLFHVLLAGTQGQNPRLAWHLPVLVRPDQVVDVTRSILDLFKAKGTREKRNKSRLRFLIEDIGIGGVLEWLEQDLPFPLQPCVGEPIPASSHDELVGWFRQTDAKLWTMGISIPLGRMTWRQLEGLALLSKKWGNGQLRTTHEQGIAVINIPTGFKNAAATDAAALGLTVQADPFELNTMACTGSQFCNIAVTETKGHMFQLIEKLRKRALKLHGIRIHMSGCPSSCAQHFTADIGLKGVRVRRLIGTREGFDVFLGGGLAGQVHMGLPYKLGVDVDQLPNLVEDVVNEFYLKHRSGQTFSAYWREKLQAAEAAKVGDEEYKVPVWLCEACDFHHNGEDPPVFCPSCAGLRRNFARLEDGTSDAAEAVSEGDSLPPVRDDGFLFAAKNSDLTSGAGLTVEVQGIEYALFRVGDKVRCIDSACPHEGASLADGELRDDVVVCPWHSWEFDTCTGCSLEPKGNDVSSYETLIDGGNIFIKPQAAKAMPVNSAATSVLDRIKGSGSARPKAVKPVEAVLQVVDVIQETPDVKTFRLNNADGAIPFDHPGKFAKVCIPSDDGDVWRSFTISSRPGDKHYLDLTMKLNPVGQVTRYLFDNVGPGDSIRLKGAQGGFFLDTQQHPEPLVLVSAGSGITPMMSIVRSLVAAESQRPVTFLYGARTEADIIFRKECEQLAQDHSWFKYRVSLSMPGESWTGSHGRIDGPQVLSAVNEPTACRYFLCGPNEFMESLVEELKHANVPAERIHTEQFHAVKTPATI
- a CDS encoding molybdopterin oxidoreductase family protein, with amino-acid sequence MTEPSTLPPAPADSKTPIYRTLRNLLHQQRGPLTRELLLEPGNFGLGQVPARVRPDATTDMVCGYCSTGCSLRVHLKDGEATNLTPATEYPVNLGMACPKGWEALSVLDSPDRATRPLLRDQTGRLNPIDWDSAMTTFTDRFKAIQAEHGPHSVAFLSTGQMATEEMAFLGALTKFGMGLLHGDGNTRQCMATAVVAYKQAFGFDAPPYTYADFEESDVIVLVGSNLCIAHPIMWERVMRNPHSPEIIVVDPRMTETAMNASQHLAAAPKSDLSLMYGIARILIDNDWVDRDYIDQHTNDFEAFAEHVATFTDERVTADTGLSAKQLHRFAETIHNGQRVSFWWTMGVNQSHQGTRTAQAIINLALMTGNIGRPGTGANSVTGQCNAMGSRLFSNTTNLLGGHDFTSAEHRRKIADILQIDEALIPRENSLPYNEIMEGILRGKIKGLWVVCTNPAHSWINQNQCRDILDRLDFLVVQDMYSTTETANMADLILPAAGWGEKEGTLINSERRIGALKKVRKAPGEALSDFNIFKLVAHYWGCGEMFREWDSPEAVFRILQRCSEGQPCDITGIEGYSQIDATGGIQWPFAKSEGDKQKAEVAAERRLFADGQFFHPDGRAKFLFEAPRPLTEPPSRNFPFILLTGRGTVAQWHTQTRTGKSAVLRKLSPQQIFVEINPADARALALEPGDMATVASQRGRLQARTVCTHSVQPGHVFIAMHYEAANQLTDAVFDPYSKQPAYKACAVQVSRVHGYNESR